The Lacipirellula parvula genome window below encodes:
- a CDS encoding alpha/beta hydrolase family esterase: MGILSLLVGAFATWSWQPQATVVHGSIIIDGEPREYRLVAPSVDKRAEGFIPSVFPSHPTPAKPNHNIPVIFALHGALDTVDEMAAYTELDRLAIEKGFLLVYLQGRMLNWPPFIPPENPGIYEPDAKFFNAMCDFVVREYDVDPQRIYLLGVSQGGAAANALTAMCSDQIAATVVGCGWLPDPLGDSPLQTANKCPMLFLVGDRDRQVPPAMVRKGYEAFERAGHPVEFRMIEGFGHGWPRRENERVWEFLEGKRLEKGSE; encoded by the coding sequence GTGGGGATTCTCTCCCTGCTCGTCGGCGCTTTCGCCACATGGTCCTGGCAGCCGCAAGCTACGGTGGTGCACGGCTCGATAATCATCGACGGCGAGCCACGCGAGTACCGACTCGTAGCGCCAAGTGTCGACAAGCGAGCCGAGGGGTTCATCCCCTCGGTCTTTCCCTCACACCCAACCCCCGCCAAACCCAATCACAACATCCCAGTCATCTTCGCCCTCCACGGCGCCCTCGACACCGTCGACGAAATGGCCGCGTACACGGAACTCGACCGCCTAGCGATCGAAAAGGGCTTCCTGCTCGTCTACTTGCAGGGGCGAATGCTCAACTGGCCGCCGTTCATCCCGCCGGAGAATCCAGGCATCTACGAACCCGACGCGAAGTTCTTCAACGCCATGTGCGACTTCGTCGTCCGCGAGTACGACGTTGACCCGCAGCGGATCTACCTACTCGGCGTCTCGCAGGGCGGCGCGGCGGCGAACGCGCTCACCGCGATGTGCAGCGACCAGATCGCCGCCACCGTCGTCGGCTGCGGCTGGCTGCCAGATCCGCTCGGCGACAGCCCGCTGCAGACGGCCAACAAGTGCCCAATGCTGTTCCTCGTCGGCGACCGCGATCGCCAAGTCCCGCCGGCAATGGTTCGAAAAGGTTACGAAGCGTTCGAGCGGGCGGGGCATCCGGTAGAGTTCCGGATGATTGAGGGTTTCGGCCATGGTTGGCCGCGCCGCGAGAACGAACGCGTGTGGGAGTTTTTGGAAGGAAAGCGATTGGAGAAGGGTAGCGAGTGA
- the rplU gene encoding 50S ribosomal protein L21 encodes MYAIIADSGKQLKVEQGQELLVDYRDLAAGAKLTFDRVLAVSDGSGSLKLGAPLVSGASVVAEVIGPEKGPKLVVQKLRRRKNFRKKTGFRSVCTKIRISSITG; translated from the coding sequence ATGTACGCGATCATTGCAGACAGCGGTAAGCAGTTGAAGGTTGAGCAGGGCCAGGAACTGCTGGTCGATTACCGCGATTTGGCCGCCGGCGCAAAGCTGACCTTTGATCGCGTCCTCGCCGTCAGCGACGGCTCCGGCTCGCTGAAGCTCGGCGCCCCGCTCGTCAGCGGCGCCAGCGTCGTCGCCGAAGTCATCGGTCCGGAAAAGGGCCCGAAGCTCGTCGTCCAGAAACTTCGCCGTCGCAAGAACTTTCGCAAGAAGACCGGCTTCCGCTCGGTTTGCACGAAGATCCGCATCAGCTCGATCACGGGCTGA
- a CDS encoding YeiH family protein codes for MEENRPRSPWLSEDVWSIWLGWSVLLLALAATFVGSMGGEKVVNPLAVRSTDLGSWVSNPLDALVDKQGASVVPGVACVFVALLALFSAGLAGMRERVRGFPLAFVAVFALAIFAYFLAGQKVVKHLNLEYALWALTAGLLISNTVGTPRWLQPAVRAEFYIKTGLVMFGAEVLFHLLLELGPPGVFIAWVATPTTLILTYIFGQKVLKIESKSLNMVISADMSVCGVSAAIATAAACKAKKEELSLAIGISLAFTVIMMVVMPPVIDWLELGPVLGGAWIGGTIDSTGAVAAAGDALGETGLLVATTVKMIQNILIGAVAFGVAMYWVTCVEKSPDGARPSLAEIWRRFPKFVLGFIAASILFSLISTSGDEGKVLVGAATATSKTLRGWCFCLAFVSIGLETNFRELKQYLAGGKPLILYLCGQTLNLAITLAMAWLMFTKFYPDTAAALAQ; via the coding sequence ATGGAAGAGAATCGCCCGCGATCGCCGTGGCTCAGCGAGGACGTTTGGTCGATTTGGCTCGGGTGGTCGGTGCTGCTCTTGGCGCTCGCTGCGACTTTTGTTGGATCGATGGGCGGCGAGAAGGTGGTTAACCCACTCGCTGTGCGGTCGACCGACCTCGGCTCGTGGGTGAGCAATCCGCTCGACGCGCTCGTCGACAAGCAGGGCGCGAGCGTCGTGCCGGGCGTGGCGTGCGTCTTCGTCGCGCTGCTCGCGCTCTTCTCGGCCGGTCTCGCGGGGATGCGCGAACGCGTCCGCGGTTTTCCGCTCGCCTTCGTTGCCGTTTTCGCGCTGGCGATCTTTGCTTACTTCCTCGCCGGGCAGAAGGTCGTCAAACACCTCAACCTGGAGTACGCCCTGTGGGCGCTCACGGCAGGGCTGCTCATCAGCAACACCGTTGGCACGCCGCGCTGGCTGCAGCCGGCGGTACGGGCCGAGTTCTACATCAAAACCGGCCTCGTGATGTTCGGCGCCGAGGTGCTATTTCACCTACTGCTCGAACTCGGCCCGCCTGGAGTGTTCATCGCCTGGGTCGCCACGCCGACGACGCTGATTCTCACCTACATCTTCGGGCAGAAGGTCCTGAAGATCGAATCGAAGTCGCTCAACATGGTGATCAGCGCCGACATGTCGGTCTGCGGCGTTTCGGCCGCGATCGCCACGGCCGCGGCGTGTAAGGCGAAGAAGGAAGAGCTCTCGCTGGCGATCGGCATCTCGCTCGCGTTCACGGTGATCATGATGGTGGTGATGCCGCCGGTGATCGATTGGCTCGAACTCGGCCCGGTTCTTGGCGGCGCGTGGATCGGCGGGACGATCGACTCGACCGGCGCCGTCGCCGCGGCCGGCGACGCCCTCGGCGAGACGGGGCTGCTCGTCGCCACCACGGTGAAGATGATTCAGAACATCCTGATCGGCGCCGTCGCGTTCGGCGTGGCGATGTACTGGGTGACGTGCGTGGAGAAGTCGCCCGACGGCGCGCGACCGAGCCTCGCGGAAATTTGGCGGCGGTTCCCGAAGTTCGTCCTCGGCTTCATCGCGGCGTCGATTCTCTTTTCGCTCATCTCGACGAGCGGGGATGAGGGGAAGGTCCTCGTCGGCGCCGCGACCGCCACGTCGAAGACGCTCCGCGGTTGGTGCTTCTGCCTGGCGTTCGTCAGCATCGGGCTCGAAACGAACTTCCGCGAACTGAAGCAGTACCTCGCCGGCGGCAAACCGCTGATCCTCTACCTCTGCGGACAGACGCTGAACCTGGCGATCACCCTGGCAATGGCGTGGCTCATGTTCACCAAGTTCTACCCCGACACCGCCGCCGCCCTTGCCCAGTAA
- a CDS encoding Rne/Rng family ribonuclease encodes MKQEMLINVAQPEECRIAICEDGVLEELYIERSSQDNYVGNIYKGKIVNLEPSIQAAFVDFGVGRNGFLHISDVEPQYFRQGGYDPDVEISPGGPPRRDERDQHDDEFGHDDDDDNEDDDLEEVGDNGRATRRGPNGGGGGRTAQKRMRPGVRPRIKPPIQEIFRRGDEVLVQVIKEGIGTKGPTLSTYISIPGRYLVLMPALGRIGVSRKIEDDDARRRLRDILRELNPPKGLGFIVRTAGTDRTKKELSRDLAYLVRLWKVIVRRIKKAPAPCDIYQESDMIIRTIRDIFTGDVDGIYIDQAEAYERAKEFLQFVMPRYVSRLKLYEGKEPLFHKYKLDDEIARINQRKVPLRGGGSLVIDQTEALVAIDVNSGSFRTDGGAEESAFQLNQIAAREIARQLRLRDLGGVVVNDFIDMRKDRHRRIVERTLRDAVRRDRARTKILRISPFGLIEMTRQRIRPSLKRSVYKECPACAGSGLVKSAESMAIEVIRKLIMCAQHASVARIAVTVEEEVASYINNRKRRELTRMEDEHTVQVLVISREDLSPEFLKFDCEDASGREVRIEGM; translated from the coding sequence ATGAAGCAGGAGATGCTGATTAACGTCGCGCAGCCGGAAGAGTGCCGGATTGCCATCTGCGAAGACGGGGTTTTAGAAGAGCTGTACATCGAGCGGAGTAGCCAAGACAACTACGTCGGCAACATTTACAAGGGGAAGATCGTCAACCTGGAGCCCAGCATCCAGGCGGCGTTCGTCGACTTTGGCGTCGGCCGCAACGGCTTCTTGCACATCAGCGACGTCGAGCCGCAATACTTCCGCCAAGGCGGGTACGATCCCGACGTCGAGATCTCGCCCGGCGGACCGCCGCGTCGCGACGAGCGCGACCAGCACGACGACGAGTTCGGCCATGATGACGATGACGACAACGAAGACGACGACTTGGAAGAAGTCGGCGACAACGGCCGCGCCACCCGTCGTGGGCCGAATGGCGGCGGCGGTGGTCGCACCGCGCAGAAACGCATGCGTCCCGGCGTGCGGCCGCGCATCAAGCCGCCGATCCAAGAGATCTTCCGCCGCGGCGACGAAGTCCTCGTCCAGGTGATCAAAGAAGGCATCGGCACCAAGGGGCCGACGCTCTCCACGTACATCAGCATCCCGGGTCGGTACCTGGTGCTCATGCCGGCGCTCGGCCGCATCGGCGTGTCGCGCAAGATCGAAGACGACGACGCCCGCCGTCGCCTTCGCGATATCCTCCGCGAACTGAACCCGCCGAAAGGCCTCGGCTTCATTGTTCGCACCGCCGGCACCGACCGGACGAAGAAGGAACTGTCGCGCGACCTCGCGTACCTCGTGCGACTCTGGAAGGTGATCGTCCGCCGGATCAAGAAAGCCCCGGCGCCGTGCGACATCTACCAAGAAAGCGACATGATCATCCGGACGATCCGTGACATCTTCACGGGCGACGTCGACGGCATCTACATCGATCAGGCCGAAGCGTACGAACGGGCGAAGGAGTTCCTGCAGTTCGTGATGCCGCGCTATGTCAGCCGGCTCAAGCTCTACGAAGGTAAGGAACCGCTGTTCCATAAGTACAAGCTCGACGACGAGATCGCGCGGATCAACCAACGCAAAGTCCCGCTGCGAGGCGGGGGGTCGCTGGTGATCGACCAGACCGAAGCCTTGGTGGCGATCGACGTCAACAGCGGCAGCTTCCGCACCGACGGCGGCGCGGAAGAGTCGGCCTTCCAGTTGAACCAAATCGCCGCTCGCGAAATCGCCCGCCAGTTGCGGCTCCGCGATCTCGGCGGCGTCGTGGTGAACGACTTCATCGACATGCGCAAAGATCGCCATCGCCGCATCGTTGAGCGAACCCTCCGCGACGCGGTCCGTCGCGATCGCGCCCGCACGAAGATCTTGCGCATCAGCCCGTTCGGCCTCATCGAAATGACGCGGCAGCGCATTCGGCCGAGCCTCAAGCGGAGCGTCTACAAGGAATGCCCCGCGTGCGCCGGTTCGGGCCTCGTGAAGAGCGCCGAGAGCATGGCGATCGAAGTGATCCGCAAACTGATCATGTGCGCCCAACACGCCAGCGTCGCGCGGATCGCGGTGACGGTCGAAGAGGAAGTGGCGAGCTATATCAACAACCGGAAGCGTCGCGAACTGACGCGGATGGAAGACGAGCACACCGTGCAAGTGTTGGTGATCAGCCGCGAAGATCTCTCGCCGGAGTTCCTCAAGTTCGACTGCGAAGACGCCAGCGGGCGTGAGGTTCGCATCGAGGGGATGTAG
- a CDS encoding PEP-CTERM sorting domain-containing protein, whose amino-acid sequence MRICCVRVWLGVIAALLCSVFDAYAAPSYRLVDLAGFQPDDINEQGQVAGVMPPRFGSPVAGLLQPGATAPTSIAFGTGLWDGVRLNNYGQILSKSPGILSGALSQPFWTPDLPNGASGAISQAMYPPGPSGNLEGPIGPDIGEDGTILVNGWDFVGGGRQSYIWKPSTPNGATGSMTLFGGGGGTNVVLNSINERGDIAGVDAKGAFVFIPTVPNGLAGVRYPLSATPMGLASSAAEINDVGQVAGDTVVGNRRHAMFWNPQVPNGSTGVMSDLGLLPGRLQSRAVDVNNAGMVVGVADDDSATSSSSANLINGLSFLWTSSGGMQNLGDLLDSTGAGWQLYGVRGINDRGQIVGIGSYDPDGPGGVPLEVRGFLLNPVPEPTTLALVCSGFACCLAARRRQRR is encoded by the coding sequence ATGAGAATCTGCTGCGTGCGTGTCTGGCTGGGAGTCATTGCGGCATTGCTGTGCAGCGTGTTCGACGCGTACGCGGCGCCAAGCTATCGGTTAGTTGACCTGGCTGGCTTCCAGCCTGACGACATCAACGAGCAAGGGCAGGTCGCCGGCGTCATGCCTCCTCGATTTGGCTCGCCTGTCGCGGGGCTACTGCAGCCAGGGGCGACCGCTCCGACGTCAATCGCTTTCGGGACGGGGCTTTGGGATGGCGTGCGGTTGAATAACTATGGGCAGATTCTCAGCAAAAGCCCCGGCATACTCTCCGGGGCGTTGAGCCAACCCTTCTGGACCCCCGATCTGCCAAACGGCGCGTCTGGCGCCATCTCGCAGGCAATGTACCCGCCTGGGCCTAGCGGGAATCTCGAAGGGCCCATCGGCCCGGATATCGGCGAAGACGGGACGATCCTCGTGAACGGCTGGGATTTCGTCGGCGGGGGTCGGCAATCCTATATTTGGAAGCCATCGACGCCCAACGGGGCGACCGGTTCGATGACGCTCTTCGGCGGCGGCGGCGGGACGAACGTCGTCCTCAACAGCATCAACGAGCGGGGCGACATCGCTGGCGTCGATGCCAAGGGGGCGTTTGTTTTCATTCCCACCGTCCCCAATGGCCTCGCCGGCGTGCGGTATCCGCTCAGTGCGACTCCGATGGGGCTCGCGAGTTCTGCTGCGGAGATCAACGACGTCGGGCAGGTTGCCGGCGACACGGTCGTCGGCAATCGCCGGCACGCGATGTTCTGGAATCCGCAAGTTCCCAACGGCTCAACGGGCGTCATGTCCGATTTGGGGCTGTTGCCCGGTAGATTGCAAAGTCGCGCGGTCGATGTCAATAACGCTGGAATGGTTGTCGGCGTCGCTGATGATGATTCCGCAACCAGTAGCTCATCGGCCAATCTTATTAACGGCTTGTCGTTTCTCTGGACCAGCAGCGGCGGCATGCAGAACTTGGGCGACTTGCTCGACTCCACCGGCGCTGGCTGGCAGCTATATGGAGTTCGCGGCATCAATGACCGCGGCCAGATCGTTGGCATCGGTTCGTACGACCCCGACGGGCCAGGCGGCGTGCCGTTGGAAGTTCGCGGGTTCCTGCTCAATCCGGTCCCCGAGCCGACGACGCTTGCGTTAGTTTGCAGCGGATTCGCCTGTTGCCTGGCGGCACGCCGTCGGCAACGGCGATAG
- a CDS encoding DMT family transporter yields the protein MASYRSSLLKVTVATVLFGSAPAAIRAIGVDSIALGVWRLGLSAIGMSIILAVGRRASFSELRSEVARHWRLLAAVGLFFGLHWLTYFQSIKMASASIGAIGFSTCGVQLPLLGWLFGFGRPRALAMVGVALAMAGSWLCVPMEDGADGQLLGLLVGILSGTFYAALPMLHQRHAHLDNELRTWGMFVFALPVFLVMAPAAEWSMTARDAWLVFHLGVVVTLLGHYLWVQVSTELPLQLTSVLGYLQLPAALVVNYFIGEEMTFAMAAGGACIVAGNLLALSGPLQSTKVDEANTPEERAILADELPGDAALPLNVELESRDHA from the coding sequence TTGGCTAGTTACCGATCGTCGCTGCTGAAAGTGACCGTCGCCACGGTCCTGTTCGGCAGCGCCCCGGCCGCCATTCGAGCGATCGGCGTCGACTCGATCGCCCTCGGCGTCTGGCGGCTCGGTCTCTCGGCGATCGGCATGTCGATTATCCTCGCCGTCGGCCGCCGCGCCTCCTTCAGCGAACTCCGTAGCGAGGTCGCCCGCCATTGGCGCCTGCTCGCAGCGGTCGGCCTCTTCTTCGGCCTCCACTGGCTCACCTACTTCCAAAGTATCAAGATGGCGAGCGCCTCGATCGGCGCCATCGGCTTCTCCACATGCGGCGTCCAGTTGCCGCTGCTCGGTTGGCTGTTCGGCTTCGGTCGGCCGCGCGCGCTGGCGATGGTCGGCGTCGCGCTCGCGATGGCGGGAAGCTGGCTTTGCGTACCGATGGAGGACGGCGCCGACGGGCAACTGCTCGGCCTGCTCGTCGGCATCCTCAGCGGAACCTTTTACGCCGCATTGCCGATGCTCCATCAACGCCACGCCCACCTCGACAACGAACTCCGCACCTGGGGCATGTTCGTCTTCGCCCTGCCGGTCTTCCTGGTGATGGCCCCGGCGGCCGAGTGGTCGATGACCGCCCGCGATGCGTGGCTCGTGTTTCACCTCGGTGTCGTCGTCACGCTGCTCGGCCACTATCTATGGGTGCAAGTGTCGACCGAGTTGCCGCTGCAACTCACCAGCGTCCTCGGCTACCTGCAACTCCCGGCGGCGCTGGTGGTGAACTACTTCATCGGCGAAGAGATGACGTTTGCGATGGCGGCCGGCGGCGCGTGCATCGTCGCGGGGAACCTGCTGGCCCTTTCGGGGCCGTTGCAGTCGACCAAAGTCGATGAGGCCAATACGCCTGAGGAGCGAGCAATCCTCGCAGATGAGCTGCCGGGAGACGCCGCCTTGCCGCTAAATGTTGAGTTGGAGTCCCGAGATCATGCGTAG
- a CDS encoding choice-of-anchor A family protein, whose protein sequence is MRLLSLCAPALAVAAALGLSTGARAANLGAANAFNGFVFGNLTSHGQDTEGRLAVGGNFTASSYGVGSGGVGPAVPITNPRTDVLVVGGNMNAQGGWQVFNGNAVWGTSLTAAPTTTNGITYQGNPVNFAAAQADLTAKSAAWGALATNASVVFDGYSTLTLTATNAGLNVFNVSESVWEATSNKQIVNSFPNATLLINIAGSDVTQFGGMSYNGSSSPSNNHAGVLFNYPTATTVQTNNIAMLGSLLAPNAALTINGGGINGVGVAASALQQSGGEFHNFTFGGDIPYTPIVPEPGTCVLAGVGLAAIAAKRRAAK, encoded by the coding sequence ATGCGCCTGCTCTCACTCTGCGCGCCGGCTTTGGCCGTCGCTGCTGCGCTCGGTCTGTCGACCGGCGCTCGCGCCGCCAATCTTGGCGCCGCTAACGCCTTCAATGGCTTCGTGTTCGGCAATCTCACTTCTCACGGCCAAGACACCGAAGGTCGCCTCGCGGTTGGCGGAAACTTCACGGCCAGCAGCTATGGCGTCGGTTCCGGCGGCGTCGGGCCCGCGGTGCCGATCACCAATCCTCGCACCGACGTGCTGGTCGTAGGCGGGAACATGAACGCCCAGGGCGGGTGGCAAGTGTTCAACGGCAACGCCGTGTGGGGGACGAGCCTCACCGCCGCGCCGACCACGACCAACGGCATCACCTATCAGGGCAATCCGGTCAACTTTGCCGCGGCTCAGGCCGACCTCACCGCGAAGAGCGCGGCCTGGGGCGCCCTGGCCACGAACGCTTCGGTCGTCTTCGACGGCTACTCGACGCTGACGCTCACCGCGACGAACGCCGGGCTGAACGTCTTCAACGTCTCGGAAAGCGTGTGGGAAGCGACAAGCAACAAGCAGATCGTCAACAGCTTTCCGAACGCGACGCTGCTGATCAACATCGCGGGGAGCGACGTCACGCAGTTCGGCGGCATGTCTTACAACGGCAGCAGCTCGCCGAGCAACAACCACGCGGGCGTGTTGTTCAACTATCCCACCGCAACGACCGTGCAGACGAACAACATTGCGATGCTGGGCAGCTTGTTGGCGCCGAACGCGGCGCTGACGATCAACGGCGGCGGCATTAACGGCGTCGGCGTGGCGGCGAGCGCGCTGCAGCAGAGCGGCGGGGAGTTCCACAACTTCACGTTTGGCGGCGATATTCCGTATACGCCGATCGTGCCAGAGCCGGGGACGTGCGTGTTGGCCGGCGTCGGGCTGGCGGCGATTGCGGCGAAGCGACGGGCGGCTAAGTAG
- a CDS encoding PEP-CTERM sorting domain-containing protein codes for MKRILLCVAVVAALFASTAQAATVYDISAGFDTANNPSTLGPWSYGSSTGLSFVPLPLTGGSNPIYHWRSASEEVYIEKNTSASSTVDSFGRYWPAGQVTIHPGSAEYGVLRFTAPVAGTYNFNVGYTGNSPANTTTDVHVVLNGNLAPPLYSGLVNSAQDVPNGINGAGPTFTDTVTLAAGGTLDFVVGNGGNGHPNDLTGISGSVTLVPEPATLLLATLGVAACGAVRRRRD; via the coding sequence ATGAAGCGAATCTTGCTGTGCGTCGCGGTCGTTGCCGCGTTATTCGCCAGCACCGCCCAAGCGGCAACCGTCTACGACATCTCCGCCGGTTTTGATACGGCGAACAATCCCAGCACGCTCGGCCCGTGGAGCTACGGCTCTTCGACCGGCTTGTCGTTCGTCCCGCTGCCGCTCACCGGCGGCAGCAATCCGATCTATCATTGGCGGTCGGCTTCGGAAGAGGTGTACATCGAAAAGAACACCTCCGCCTCGTCGACGGTCGACTCCTTCGGCCGTTATTGGCCTGCCGGTCAAGTTACCATCCATCCCGGCAGCGCCGAATACGGCGTCTTGCGATTCACGGCGCCTGTCGCCGGCACGTACAACTTCAACGTTGGGTACACGGGCAACAGCCCCGCGAACACGACGACCGACGTGCACGTCGTCCTCAACGGGAACCTCGCTCCGCCGCTGTACAGCGGACTGGTCAACAGCGCTCAAGACGTCCCGAACGGCATCAACGGCGCCGGGCCGACCTTCACGGACACGGTGACGCTGGCGGCCGGCGGCACGCTCGATTTCGTCGTCGGCAACGGCGGCAACGGTCATCCCAACGACCTCACGGGCATCTCTGGTTCGGTCACGCTCGTTCCCGAGCCGGCGACTTTGCTGTTGGCGACGCTGGGCGTCGCTGCTTGCGGTGCGGTTCGCCGCCGCCGCGACTAG
- a CDS encoding PEP-CTERM sorting domain-containing protein (PEP-CTERM proteins occur, often in large numbers, in the proteomes of bacteria that also encode an exosortase, a predicted intramembrane cysteine proteinase. The presence of a PEP-CTERM domain at a protein's C-terminus predicts cleavage within the sorting domain, followed by covalent anchoring to some some component of the (usually Gram-negative) cell surface. Many PEP-CTERM proteins exhibit an unusual sequence composition that includes large numbers of potential glycosylation sites. Expression of one such protein has been shown restore the ability of a bacterium to form floc, a type of biofilm.) → MQTNVFLSGLLAICVAASAARAASYSEFTASDLSTDPLQPTPFALAPGLNDLLAETSATDFDFLQITVPANYVLGAITVTFHEDMNAVFAGIQQGAVWTAGAGSEIIPPAMLGWVNFPTNPQLGHVGENILDDIALGVGATGFTPPLESGVYTMLFQTRSVAVRYGLSFRVTPVSASLMGDFNGDTLVDSADLAIWRAAFGQTAAGDANGDGVTDGVDMMIWQRNSGLTGAAPAAHAVPEPAAAMLTLGAAAGLAVRRRRRA, encoded by the coding sequence ATGCAGACGAACGTTTTTCTTTCGGGCCTGTTGGCTATTTGTGTCGCTGCGAGCGCGGCCCGCGCCGCGTCGTACAGCGAGTTCACCGCCAGCGATCTCTCCACTGATCCGCTGCAGCCGACGCCGTTCGCGCTCGCCCCCGGTCTCAACGATCTGCTCGCCGAAACCAGCGCCACGGACTTCGATTTCCTGCAGATCACGGTCCCGGCCAACTACGTGTTGGGCGCCATCACGGTCACCTTCCATGAGGACATGAACGCGGTCTTCGCGGGAATTCAGCAAGGGGCCGTATGGACCGCCGGTGCGGGAAGCGAAATCATTCCGCCGGCGATGCTCGGGTGGGTTAACTTTCCAACGAACCCCCAGCTTGGCCATGTGGGCGAGAACATCCTCGACGACATCGCCCTCGGCGTGGGGGCGACAGGATTCACGCCCCCGCTGGAGAGCGGCGTCTACACGATGCTCTTCCAAACGCGCAGCGTCGCCGTGCGGTACGGTCTCAGTTTCCGAGTGACGCCAGTCAGCGCCAGCCTAATGGGCGACTTCAATGGCGATACGCTCGTCGATAGCGCCGATCTGGCGATCTGGCGAGCCGCCTTCGGCCAGACCGCTGCCGGCGATGCGAACGGCGACGGCGTCACCGACGGCGTGGACATGATGATCTGGCAGCGCAACTCCGGATTGACGGGCGCCGCCCCCGCGGCGCATGCTGTGCCAGAGCCTGCCGCCGCTATGTTGACGCTCGGCGCCGCGGCGGGACTCGCCGTTCGGCGTCGCCGGCGGGCGTAG